A single genomic interval of Vicia villosa cultivar HV-30 ecotype Madison, WI unplaced genomic scaffold, Vvil1.0 ctg.002571F_1_1, whole genome shotgun sequence harbors:
- the LOC131639266 gene encoding GDSL esterase/lipase At4g01130-like: MKMSTFMVSLGFYAFFNLLMISSFIGSSYSSCDIKGIFNFGDSNSDTGGFDSAFPAQPGPYGMTYFKRPVGRSSDGRLIVDFLVEALGLPYLSPYLQSIGSDYTHGANFATSASTVLLPTTSFFVSGLSPFALTIQLRQMEQFKAKVHDFHKRDPLKPSGCDSRINIPSPDIFGKSIYMFYIGQNDFTSKIAATGGIGGLKNSLPEIVIQISSAIKELYAHGGRTFMVLNLGPVGCYPGYLVELPHINSDKDEHGCMISYNNAVDDYNKLLKETLTQTRENLPDASLIYVDTNSALMKLFHHPTSYGLKYSTKACCGHGGGDYNFDPKALCGNMLASACEDPQSYVSWDGIHFTEAANKIIAKAILNGSLSDPPFPLHKLCDLQPID, translated from the exons ATGAAAATGAGTACCTTTATGGTGTCCCttggtttttatgcattttttaaccTCTTAATGATATCTTCATTCATCGGTTCAAGTTATTCTTCATGTGATATTAAGGGAATATTCAACTTTGGAGATTCAAATTCAGATACAGGTGGATTTGATTCAGCTTTTCCTGCACAACCTGGTCCTTATGGAATGACTTATTTCAAAAGGCCAGTTGGACGTTCTTCTGATGGGAGACTCATTGTGGATTTTTTAG TTGAGGCTCTTGGATTGCCTTATCTAAGTCCATATTTGCAATCAATTGGATCAGATTACACACATGGTGCTAACTTTGCAACATCAGCTTCAACTGTACTTTTACCAACTACTTCTTTCTTTGTAAGTGGACTTAGCCCTTTTGCCCTAACAATACAACTAAGGCAAATGGAACAATTCAAAGCTAAAGTTCATGATTTTCATAAAAGAG ATCCATTGAAACCATCTGGTTGTGATTCAAGAATCAACATTCCATCACCTGATATATTTGGAAAATCTATTTACATGTTCTATATTGGTCAAAATGACTTCACCTCAAAAATAGCAGCTACTGGTGGTATTGGTGGATTAAAGAACTCCCTTCCTGAAATTGTCATACAAATTTCTTCTGCCATTAAG GAGTTATATGCACACGGAGGGCGTACATTTATGGTATTAAATCTTGGTCCAGTGGGATGCTATCCTGGATATTTGGTAGAGCTTCCTCATATTAATTCTGACAAAGATGAACATGGATGCATGATTTCTTACAACAATGCCGTAGATGATTACAACAAATTATTGAAAGAGACATTAACTCAAACTAGAGAAAATTTACCAGATGCTTCTCTCATTTATGTGGATACCAACTCTGCCCTAATGAAACTCTTCCACCATCCTACATCTTATG GACTAAAGTATAGTACCAAAGCATGTTGTGGTCATGGAGGTGGAGATTACAACTTTGATCCTAAAGCTTTATGTGGCAATATGCTTGCAAGTGCATGTGAGGATCCTCAAAGCTATGTGAGTTGGGATGGAATCCATTTCACAGAAGCTGCAAACAAGATTATTGCTAAGGCTATTCTAAATGGCTCTCTTTCTGATCCTCCATTTCCTCTTCATAAATTGTGTGATCTTCAACCTATTGATTGA